In one window of Bradyrhizobium diazoefficiens DNA:
- a CDS encoding DUF5666 domain-containing protein produces MSRPPLISRRLLLAGFWLAGTAIARAQVKRGTDQGIGGTGITRGDDHGIGGTGIVGVIQRFGSIYVNGERVTYASDVPVRIDGEAASPKALRIGQLARVVATRQADGTLVTRNIAIASEVAGPIESVKGNELTVLGQKIVASSKESKLRTGTQVAVYGLRRTDGVIVASLVAPRTNAAERITGLVERGPDGLHIGGLKLSGVDPLLVGQRVQIEGSASQGAMQAARTRIDDFSDLVGASRLSIEAYVQRAGSSLRLGSGLVARDSSRFGPAAGEARMVVNGVFDRSRGLQVESTQAISQSPEAPPSGGGNSGRSPGGSIMHPERTAPAPGSSQPGAPGASAPGSNPGANPGTGPSGPTGPGGFGTPGGGPMGPGGGMGGGGFGGPGGGMGGGRR; encoded by the coding sequence ATGAGCCGGCCGCCGCTGATTTCGCGCCGTCTGTTGCTGGCCGGTTTCTGGCTTGCCGGAACTGCGATTGCGCGCGCGCAGGTCAAGCGCGGCACCGACCAGGGCATCGGCGGCACCGGCATCACGCGCGGTGACGATCATGGCATCGGCGGTACCGGCATCGTCGGCGTTATCCAGCGTTTCGGCAGCATCTACGTCAATGGCGAGCGCGTCACCTATGCGAGCGACGTGCCGGTGCGCATCGACGGCGAGGCTGCGAGCCCGAAAGCGCTGCGCATCGGACAGCTCGCGCGCGTGGTCGCAACCCGGCAGGCCGACGGCACGCTGGTCACCCGCAATATCGCGATCGCGAGCGAGGTCGCAGGGCCAATCGAATCGGTGAAGGGCAATGAGCTGACGGTATTGGGCCAGAAGATCGTAGCTAGCAGCAAGGAGAGCAAACTCCGTACGGGCACGCAGGTGGCCGTCTATGGCCTGCGCCGGACCGACGGTGTGATCGTTGCAAGTCTGGTCGCGCCTCGGACGAACGCAGCCGAACGCATCACGGGTCTGGTCGAGCGCGGACCCGACGGGCTGCATATTGGCGGGTTGAAGCTGAGCGGCGTCGATCCCTTGCTGGTCGGCCAGCGCGTCCAGATCGAGGGCAGTGCGAGCCAAGGCGCAATGCAGGCCGCGCGCACGCGCATCGACGATTTCTCGGATCTCGTCGGCGCGAGCCGTCTCTCGATCGAGGCCTATGTGCAGCGCGCGGGCTCCAGCCTGCGACTCGGCTCGGGGCTCGTCGCCCGTGACAGCTCGCGCTTCGGGCCGGCGGCGGGCGAAGCGCGCATGGTCGTCAATGGTGTGTTCGATCGCTCGCGCGGACTTCAGGTCGAGTCGACGCAGGCGATCAGCCAGAGTCCGGAGGCGCCTCCGTCTGGCGGCGGCAATTCCGGCCGGTCACCCGGCGGTTCGATCATGCATCCGGAACGAACCGCGCCGGCTCCGGGCAGCAGCCAGCCCGGCGCACCAGGAGCGTCTGCGCCCGGATCGAATCCCGGGGCAAACCCAGGCACAGGACCAAGCGGCCCGACAGGCCCCGGTGGTTTTGGCACGCCCGGCGGAGGCCCGATGGGGCCTGGCGGTGGCATGGGTGGTGGCGGCTTCGGTGGTCCCGGTGGCGGGATGGGCGGCGGCCGGCGCTAA
- a CDS encoding DUF6502 family protein — protein MNAKSGPKAAAPEPNAATKLHAPLARLLRPLVRLCIRSGMTFPALAQLLRELFVNVAEHDFALEGKEQTDSRVSLLTGIHRKEVARLRGAGAPVHETPAALSLTSAVIARWLAAPEFTDAKGEPLALPRTAEGDAPSFEQLVASVTKDVRPRAVLDEWVDRKLVTINAADEIELVEAAFVPSGADDSKWHYLGRNLHDHIAAAAENVSGPAPRFLERAVHYNNISPKLAKRLEARSRELAMEALKTANREANRALAKDKGGDARWNFGIYIYSEDADQENEAKDVGKDIGKDIGKDDAGKKEGSSS, from the coding sequence ATGAATGCCAAGTCCGGGCCCAAAGCGGCGGCGCCAGAGCCGAATGCCGCCACAAAGCTGCATGCGCCGCTGGCGCGGCTGCTGCGCCCGCTCGTGCGGCTCTGCATTCGCAGCGGCATGACCTTTCCGGCCCTGGCACAATTGCTCCGTGAGCTCTTCGTCAACGTCGCCGAACATGATTTCGCGCTTGAAGGCAAAGAGCAGACCGACAGCCGAGTCAGCCTGCTCACCGGCATTCACCGCAAGGAGGTGGCGCGGCTGCGCGGCGCCGGCGCGCCGGTGCACGAGACGCCCGCGGCGCTGTCGCTGACGAGCGCGGTGATCGCGCGCTGGCTCGCTGCCCCGGAATTCACCGATGCGAAGGGCGAGCCGCTGGCGCTGCCGCGCACCGCCGAGGGCGATGCGCCCTCGTTCGAGCAGCTCGTCGCCTCCGTCACCAAGGACGTGCGCCCGCGCGCGGTCCTCGACGAATGGGTCGACCGCAAGCTCGTCACCATCAACGCGGCTGACGAGATCGAGCTCGTGGAGGCAGCCTTCGTCCCGAGTGGTGCGGACGACAGCAAATGGCATTATCTCGGCCGCAATCTGCATGACCATATTGCGGCCGCCGCCGAAAACGTGTCGGGACCGGCGCCGCGCTTTCTCGAACGCGCGGTGCATTACAACAACATCTCGCCGAAGCTCGCGAAGCGCCTTGAGGCACGCTCGCGCGAGCTTGCGATGGAGGCGCTCAAGACCGCCAACCGCGAGGCCAACCGCGCGCTCGCCAAGGACAAGGGAGGCGACGCCCGCTGGAATTTCGGCATCTACATCTATAGCGAGGATGCCGATCAGGAAAACGAGGCCAAGGATGTCGGCAAGGATATCGGCAAGGATATCGGCAAGGATGATGCCGGCAAAAAAGAGGGCAGCTCCTCATGA
- a CDS encoding glycosyltransferase, with the protein MHHTSSPPRRPSVLHIFKIYYPDLFGGTLTVIRDICASLKDAFASAVLVCSQSAERRQIVVNDVPVERVRSFGNVLSLPAAPTYPWRLWQKIAEHDLLALHAPFPLADLVFALGFGRNRPLVVHWHADIVTHAGLRWFIEPLMRRTLRCAKAIIVSDRVLVDETPLLREFDDKCHVVPFGIDTSVYDWPKIEPHHVNDRGRLVLACGRLVPYKGFDVLIRAAVNRPFEVWIIGEGAERPRLEQLIAELGLGGRVRLLGSVNDCERIKLMCLADVFAMPSVTNAETFGLVQLEAMAAGRPVVNTALDTAVPRVARHGMEAITVPPGDAEKLGEAIETLISDPECRRRMGLSARARAVSRYSATAFKDGMETVYRAAVTAPYDEVAPAAEPTQVTGWLDSLRIAAALAWSDMRHRYVRSLLGPFWMSLQMAIVVAVLGSVIGQMSNADMMSRLPMLALSMTAWTFLNSVVLDATTALQNSASLIRDRALPPVIFLLQCTFRQGLFALHNACVPLILWLLLTPHDLSGALAALPGLLLFVTCTFGLSLVLGALATRYRDLKPIIESTLMLAFLASPVIWSADMINHRSTVMRLNPLTHLFAVWREPLAGGHVDATSVIYVLVALALLLCASVLTLVHLRKAAFWI; encoded by the coding sequence ATGCATCACACCAGCTCTCCCCCGCGCCGTCCGTCGGTGCTGCACATCTTCAAGATCTATTATCCCGACCTGTTTGGCGGCACGCTCACGGTGATCCGCGACATCTGCGCTAGCCTGAAGGATGCCTTCGCCTCCGCCGTGCTGGTCTGCTCGCAATCGGCCGAGCGGCGCCAGATCGTCGTCAACGACGTGCCGGTCGAACGCGTCCGCTCGTTCGGCAATGTGCTGTCCCTGCCGGCAGCGCCCACCTACCCCTGGCGGCTGTGGCAAAAGATCGCCGAGCACGACCTGCTGGCGCTGCATGCGCCCTTTCCGCTCGCCGACCTCGTCTTCGCCCTCGGCTTCGGCCGCAATCGGCCGCTGGTCGTGCACTGGCATGCCGACATCGTCACCCATGCCGGCTTGCGCTGGTTCATCGAGCCCTTGATGCGGCGGACGCTGCGTTGCGCCAAGGCGATCATCGTCTCCGACCGCGTGCTGGTCGACGAGACGCCGCTGCTGCGGGAATTCGACGACAAATGCCATGTCGTGCCGTTCGGCATCGACACAAGTGTCTACGACTGGCCGAAGATCGAGCCGCACCACGTCAATGATCGTGGCCGCCTCGTGCTCGCCTGCGGTCGGCTCGTGCCCTACAAGGGGTTCGACGTGCTGATCCGTGCCGCCGTGAACCGCCCTTTCGAGGTCTGGATCATCGGCGAAGGCGCCGAGCGGCCTCGACTCGAGCAGCTGATCGCCGAGCTCGGCCTCGGCGGTCGCGTGCGCCTGCTCGGCTCCGTCAATGATTGCGAGCGCATCAAGCTGATGTGCCTTGCCGACGTCTTCGCGATGCCGTCCGTCACCAATGCCGAAACCTTCGGCCTCGTCCAGCTCGAGGCCATGGCCGCCGGCCGCCCCGTCGTGAACACCGCGCTCGACACGGCGGTGCCCCGTGTGGCCCGCCATGGCATGGAGGCGATCACGGTGCCGCCGGGCGACGCCGAGAAGCTCGGCGAGGCCATCGAGACCCTGATCAGCGATCCTGAGTGCCGCCGCCGCATGGGGCTATCGGCCCGGGCGCGCGCCGTGAGCCGCTACTCCGCCACGGCCTTCAAGGACGGTATGGAAACCGTCTATCGCGCGGCCGTCACTGCGCCTTATGACGAGGTCGCGCCAGCCGCCGAGCCGACGCAGGTCACGGGCTGGCTGGACAGCTTGCGGATCGCCGCGGCGCTGGCCTGGTCCGACATGCGCCACCGCTATGTCCGCTCGCTCCTGGGGCCGTTCTGGATGTCGCTCCAGATGGCGATCGTGGTCGCGGTGCTCGGGTCGGTGATCGGCCAGATGTCAAACGCAGATATGATGTCGCGGCTGCCCATGCTGGCGCTCTCGATGACGGCCTGGACCTTCCTGAACAGCGTCGTGCTCGATGCGACTACGGCACTCCAGAATTCCGCGAGCCTGATCCGCGATCGTGCGCTGCCGCCGGTGATCTTCCTCCTGCAATGCACGTTCCGTCAGGGGCTGTTCGCCCTCCACAACGCCTGCGTACCGCTCATTCTCTGGCTGCTGCTCACGCCGCACGATCTTTCGGGCGCGCTGGCAGCCCTTCCCGGTCTCCTCCTGTTCGTGACCTGCACCTTCGGCTTGAGCCTCGTGCTCGGCGCGCTGGCGACGCGGTATCGCGACCTCAAGCCGATCATCGAATCCACGCTGATGCTCGCCTTCCTCGCCTCGCCCGTGATTTGGTCCGCCGACATGATCAATCATCGCTCGACCGTGATGCGCCTCAATCCGCTGACCCATCTGTTCGCGGTGTGGCGCGAGCCGCTTGCCGGCGGCCATGTCGATGCGACCAGCGTCATCTATGTCCTGGTGGCGCTGGCGCTGTTGCTCTGTGCGAGCGTGCTGACGCTGGTCCATTTGCGCAAAGCCGCGTTCTGGATCTGA
- a CDS encoding ABC transporter ATP-binding protein, translating to MAAISLRNVCLDYPLYGAYDFSLKRRLLGHLFREKGEMRIIRAVDNVTIEAEAGARIGLAGPNGSGKSTLLRLIAGVYPPSSGRVAISGNVVPLLGLNAGVNLDFIAEDNIALLLRISGRKPTRAVIDEIWAFTELEERMQRLPLRMFSSGMLMRVLFATATAFPADILLLDEWLSVVDEHFAEKAEKRLQNLVSQAAIVIIASHDQPLLRRTCTSIINLDHGRIASTVAVEPPITHAFELREKRA from the coding sequence ATGGCCGCGATCAGCCTGCGCAATGTCTGCCTCGACTATCCGCTCTACGGCGCCTACGACTTCTCGCTGAAGCGGCGGCTGCTCGGCCACCTCTTCCGCGAAAAGGGCGAGATGCGGATCATCCGCGCCGTCGACAACGTCACCATCGAAGCCGAGGCCGGCGCGCGCATCGGCCTTGCCGGCCCCAACGGCTCCGGCAAGTCGACGCTGTTGCGGCTGATCGCAGGCGTCTATCCCCCGAGCAGTGGCCGCGTCGCGATCAGCGGCAACGTCGTGCCCCTGCTCGGCCTCAACGCCGGCGTGAACCTCGACTTCATCGCCGAGGACAACATCGCCCTCCTGCTGCGGATCAGCGGCCGCAAGCCGACCCGCGCCGTGATCGACGAGATCTGGGCCTTCACCGAGCTCGAAGAGCGCATGCAGCGGCTGCCGTTGCGGATGTTCTCCTCGGGCATGCTGATGCGCGTGCTGTTTGCGACCGCGACGGCCTTTCCGGCCGACATCCTGCTGCTCGACGAATGGCTGAGCGTGGTCGACGAGCACTTTGCCGAGAAGGCCGAGAAGCGGCTGCAGAACCTGGTCTCGCAGGCCGCGATCGTGATCATCGCCTCGCACGACCAGCCGCTGTTACGCCGCACCTGCACCAGCATCATCAACCTCGATCACGGCCGCATCGCCTCGACCGTCGCGGTCGAGCCGCCGATCACTCACGCCTTCGAGCTTCGCGAGAAACGTGCATGA
- a CDS encoding glycosyltransferase family 1 protein, translating to MKQNILVVSESLGQPNHKRGIFHFTRELVRSLASEGHDLTLLVETSKRYRKLCRRERRTRLFPLQSRNIELLALYRFLDEVNVSGPVTLSGTRGKFDWLRHRATSLLSRDNLLCLLRAIGLRGLHARLIENKTAALEYIPPDLRHLGLFRDFQLEPGFFNYQDSSAFFLLPPPRIDARDYDVIIVDTPTRVAIRRKPDAKVICVVHDLLPLTDLKLSDIATRQFLARIRTSLHQADELAFVSNYSMMRFRELLPQFAHLPARVVYPRTRFDAPDVLHLPAPSGRPGRPSFVVIVSNEPRKNVATVIRAFRNIPQADLVVIGYAGQISRMRNLPPNIRFVGYVDEHEKAALIADAHGLIMPSLAEGFGIPIIEALAANTPVLCSDIAVFREVAGELADYFDPFAIESIVASVTRVLARQEECRGRIRARRSDLAERFGYQTQARDFLGQYMPPERLAAAQ from the coding sequence ATGAAACAGAATATCCTCGTTGTCTCCGAGTCGCTCGGGCAGCCCAATCACAAGCGAGGCATCTTCCATTTCACCCGCGAATTGGTACGTTCGCTGGCGTCGGAGGGCCACGACCTCACGCTGCTGGTGGAGACCTCGAAGCGCTATCGCAAGCTGTGTCGGCGCGAACGACGCACCAGGCTGTTTCCGCTGCAGTCGCGCAATATCGAGCTGCTCGCTCTTTATCGCTTCCTCGACGAAGTCAACGTCAGCGGGCCGGTAACGCTCAGCGGCACGCGCGGCAAGTTCGACTGGCTCCGCCACAGGGCCACCTCGTTGCTGTCGCGGGACAATTTGCTCTGCTTGCTGCGCGCGATCGGCCTGCGCGGCCTGCACGCGCGGCTGATCGAAAACAAGACCGCCGCGCTCGAATACATTCCGCCGGATCTGCGCCATCTCGGACTGTTCCGCGACTTCCAGCTCGAGCCCGGGTTCTTCAACTATCAGGACTCCTCGGCCTTCTTCCTGCTGCCGCCGCCGCGGATCGACGCGCGCGACTATGACGTCATCATCGTGGACACGCCGACACGCGTGGCGATCCGGCGCAAGCCGGATGCCAAGGTGATCTGCGTGGTCCACGATTTGTTGCCGCTCACCGACCTCAAGCTCAGCGACATCGCCACGCGGCAGTTCCTGGCGCGAATCCGCACCAGTCTGCATCAGGCCGACGAGCTCGCCTTCGTTTCAAACTACAGCATGATGCGGTTCAGGGAGCTGTTACCGCAATTTGCGCACCTGCCGGCGCGGGTCGTCTATCCCCGCACCCGGTTCGACGCCCCGGATGTCCTGCACCTCCCAGCCCCGTCGGGGCGTCCGGGGCGGCCGAGCTTTGTCGTCATCGTGTCGAACGAGCCGCGCAAGAACGTCGCCACCGTCATCCGCGCCTTCCGCAACATCCCCCAGGCCGATCTCGTCGTGATCGGCTATGCCGGCCAGATCAGCCGGATGCGCAATCTTCCGCCGAACATTCGCTTCGTCGGCTACGTGGACGAACATGAGAAGGCGGCCCTGATTGCGGACGCCCACGGCCTGATCATGCCGAGCCTTGCCGAAGGTTTTGGCATCCCGATCATCGAGGCGCTGGCCGCAAACACGCCAGTCCTCTGCTCGGATATCGCCGTGTTCCGAGAGGTCGCAGGCGAGCTCGCCGACTATTTCGATCCGTTCGCGATCGAGTCGATCGTGGCCTCCGTCACCCGCGTGCTGGCGCGGCAGGAGGAATGTCGCGGCCGAATCCGGGCCCGCCGCTCCGATCTTGCGGAGCGCTTCGGCTACCAGACCCAGGCCCGCGATTTCCTCGGGCAATATATGCCGCCGGAACGGCTGGCCGCGGCGCAATAG
- a CDS encoding O-antigen ligase yields the protein MTAEAAARAGRTARADQRSATLIRAADVLAALTAASLPWSTTVPSIFVGLWLLAVTLTIDWPDYAHRLARPAYALPFVVLLLGLLGTLWSDGDWADRLHAIKPVAKLVLIPPLLYHFSRSERGFTVCLAFLASCTLLAVLSWIVLLDPAWKLTATASAGVPVKNYIDQSQEFTLCAFALALPALSFWRGGSVIGTAACLALILLFVANMVFVASARTALLCIAVLLLLFAWRHLSRRAALLLLAGAVAASALAWTASPYLRQRITDIAVEYQHGHEDISRASTAQRLTYWRKSASAFAKAPLFGHGTGSIKRQFERAASGESSLDAEIVSNPHNQTLNVAVQWGLLGVILLYAMWIAHLRLFTGDSLAAWIGLVVVVQNIASSALNSHLFDFHEGWIYVLGVGVAGGMAARTKADSQH from the coding sequence ATGACCGCCGAAGCTGCGGCGCGCGCTGGTCGCACCGCTCGGGCCGACCAACGCTCAGCCACGCTGATCCGCGCCGCCGACGTGCTCGCCGCATTGACCGCGGCGTCACTGCCGTGGTCGACCACAGTGCCCTCGATCTTCGTCGGGCTCTGGCTATTGGCCGTGACGCTCACCATCGACTGGCCGGACTATGCGCACCGGCTCGCTCGGCCTGCTTACGCCCTGCCCTTCGTCGTGCTGCTGCTCGGGCTTCTGGGTACGCTGTGGTCGGATGGCGACTGGGCCGACCGGCTGCATGCGATCAAGCCGGTCGCAAAGCTCGTGCTGATTCCGCCGCTGCTCTATCATTTCAGCCGGTCGGAGCGCGGCTTCACGGTTTGCCTTGCCTTTCTCGCCTCCTGCACGCTGCTTGCGGTGTTGTCCTGGATCGTGCTGCTCGATCCCGCCTGGAAACTGACGGCAACCGCGTCTGCCGGCGTTCCCGTCAAGAACTACATCGACCAGAGTCAGGAGTTCACGTTGTGCGCCTTCGCGCTCGCGCTGCCGGCGCTGAGCTTCTGGCGCGGTGGGAGCGTGATCGGAACCGCCGCGTGCCTGGCGCTGATCCTGCTATTCGTCGCCAACATGGTGTTCGTCGCCTCCGCCCGTACGGCGCTGCTCTGCATCGCAGTCCTGCTGCTGCTGTTTGCCTGGCGGCACCTGAGCCGGCGCGCTGCGCTGCTGCTGCTCGCCGGCGCGGTTGCCGCAAGCGCGCTAGCCTGGACGGCATCGCCCTATCTGCGTCAGCGTATCACCGACATCGCCGTGGAATATCAGCACGGGCACGAGGACATCAGCCGCGCCTCGACCGCGCAGCGCCTGACCTATTGGCGCAAATCCGCCTCCGCCTTTGCCAAGGCGCCCCTATTCGGCCACGGCACCGGCTCGATCAAGCGGCAGTTCGAGCGCGCTGCTTCGGGCGAGAGCAGCCTCGACGCCGAAATCGTCAGCAACCCACACAACCAAACCCTGAACGTCGCGGTGCAATGGGGACTGTTGGGCGTCATCCTGCTCTACGCGATGTGGATCGCCCATCTTCGCCTGTTCACGGGTGACAGTCTTGCCGCCTGGATCGGCCTCGTCGTCGTCGTGCAGAACATCGCGAGCTCGGCACTCAACTCGCATCTGTTCGATTTCCACGAGGGCTGGATCTACGTGCTCGGCGTCGGCGTTGCCGGCGGCATGGCCGCCAGGACGAAAGCCGACAGCCAGCACTGA
- a CDS encoding ABC transporter substrate-binding protein yields MLGRRENLAALAMLAAGVLVTTPASAQKTYDPGASDTEIKIGNIMPYSGPASSYGVIGKTEAAFFRMINDQGGINGRKINFISYDDAYSPPKAIEQARKLVESDEVLLIFQSLGTPSNSAIMKYMNAKKVPQLFVASGGTKFGDPKNFPWTMGFQPNYQSEGRIYAKYIRDNFPNGKIAVFWQNDDAGKDQFKGLKDGLGDKVSMIIADKSYEVSDPSIDSQIVALHDSGADIFFSWAAPKGSAQAIRKVGELGWKPKFFLANTATSVASVLKPAGLDYSKDIISTIYLKEPTDPTWDKDPAVIKWREFMDKYYPDGDKTNANNVYGYVQAEAMVQVLKQCGDTLTRDNVMKQAASLKNFHTDMMLPGILVNTSPDDYFPIEQMQLMRFNGQAWELFGDVITGEVGHERSQ; encoded by the coding sequence ATGCTGGGTCGTCGCGAAAATCTTGCTGCCCTCGCAATGCTTGCTGCCGGCGTGCTCGTCACGACACCGGCCTCGGCGCAGAAGACATACGATCCCGGCGCCAGCGACACCGAAATCAAGATCGGCAACATCATGCCCTATAGCGGGCCGGCGTCGTCCTATGGCGTGATCGGCAAGACCGAGGCCGCGTTCTTCAGGATGATCAACGATCAGGGCGGCATCAACGGTCGCAAGATCAACTTCATCAGCTATGACGACGCCTATTCGCCGCCGAAGGCGATCGAGCAGGCGCGCAAGCTGGTCGAGAGTGACGAGGTGCTGCTGATCTTCCAGTCGCTTGGAACGCCATCGAACTCCGCGATCATGAAATACATGAACGCCAAGAAGGTGCCGCAGCTCTTCGTCGCCTCCGGCGGCACCAAGTTCGGCGATCCCAAGAACTTTCCGTGGACGATGGGGTTCCAGCCGAACTACCAGAGCGAGGGGCGCATCTACGCGAAGTACATCCGCGACAATTTCCCGAACGGCAAGATCGCGGTGTTCTGGCAGAACGACGATGCCGGCAAGGACCAGTTCAAGGGCCTGAAGGACGGGCTTGGCGACAAGGTCAGCATGATCATCGCCGACAAATCCTACGAGGTCAGCGATCCCTCGATCGACTCGCAGATCGTCGCCTTGCATGATTCCGGCGCCGACATCTTTTTCTCATGGGCGGCGCCGAAGGGCTCAGCGCAGGCGATCCGGAAGGTTGGCGAGCTCGGCTGGAAGCCAAAGTTTTTCCTGGCCAACACCGCGACCTCGGTCGCTTCGGTGCTGAAGCCCGCTGGGCTCGACTATTCCAAGGACATCATCTCAACCATCTATTTGAAGGAGCCGACAGATCCGACCTGGGACAAGGACCCGGCCGTGATCAAATGGCGCGAATTCATGGACAAGTATTATCCTGATGGCGACAAGACCAATGCGAACAACGTCTACGGTTACGTGCAGGCTGAGGCGATGGTGCAGGTGCTGAAGCAGTGTGGCGACACTCTCACGCGCGACAACGTCATGAAGCAGGCGGCCAGCCTGAAGAATTTCCACACCGACATGATGCTGCCCGGCATCTTGGTCAACACCTCGCCCGATGATTACTTTCCGATCGAGCAGATGCAGCTGATGCGCTTCAACGGGCAGGCCTGGGAGCTATTCGGCGACGTCATTACCGGCGAGGTCGGCCACGAACGCAGCCAGTAG
- a CDS encoding DMT family transporter, with protein MSPNDNRIDARDWSLLAILSVLWGGSFFLNGAALRELPPLTLVFLRVALGAIILLPLLRMRGIGFPKGMTGWKPFVVIGLLNNVIPFSLIVAGQTFIPSGLASILNATTPLFTVIVMAAAGEEVLQVRRVAGVALGIAGVIILRGWGVETRTGQGLGILLCLGGAFSYGFAALAARRLLKDSPPLGTATFQLIASTVMMAVVAGAIERPWRLPVPGLATWLAVLGLAALSTALAYIVFFQIIRRSGATNVMLVTLLIPVTAILLGWLVLGEPISMREIAGAIVIGSALLVIDGRAVRMLQRVG; from the coding sequence ATGTCCCCGAACGACAATCGGATTGATGCGCGAGACTGGTCGCTGCTCGCCATCCTCTCGGTGCTCTGGGGCGGCTCGTTCTTCCTCAATGGCGCGGCGCTGCGGGAATTGCCGCCGCTGACGCTGGTGTTCCTGCGCGTGGCGCTGGGCGCGATCATTCTGCTGCCGCTGCTTCGAATGCGGGGCATTGGCTTTCCCAAGGGCATGACGGGCTGGAAGCCGTTCGTCGTGATCGGTCTGCTCAACAACGTCATTCCGTTCTCGCTGATCGTGGCTGGCCAGACCTTCATTCCGAGTGGATTGGCGTCGATCCTGAATGCGACCACGCCGCTGTTCACCGTGATCGTGATGGCGGCGGCGGGCGAGGAGGTGTTGCAGGTGCGGCGCGTGGCCGGGGTCGCGCTCGGCATTGCCGGTGTGATCATTCTCAGAGGCTGGGGCGTCGAGACGCGGACCGGGCAGGGGCTAGGCATCCTGCTCTGCCTCGGCGGTGCCTTCAGCTATGGCTTCGCGGCGCTCGCGGCACGGCGGCTCCTGAAGGACTCGCCGCCGCTGGGAACGGCGACGTTTCAGCTGATAGCGTCGACGGTGATGATGGCGGTCGTCGCCGGTGCAATCGAGCGACCGTGGCGTCTTCCCGTTCCGGGTCTGGCGACTTGGCTTGCGGTGCTCGGCCTTGCCGCGCTCTCGACGGCGCTCGCCTACATCGTCTTCTTTCAGATCATACGACGTTCAGGCGCGACCAATGTGATGCTGGTGACGCTGCTCATTCCCGTTACCGCCATTTTGTTGGGATGGCTGGTGCTGGGTGAGCCGATCTCCATGCGCGAGATCGCAGGCGCGATCGTCATCGGCAGCGCGTTGCTCGTGATCGACGGGCGGGCAGTGAGAATGCTGCAGCGCGTCGGGTAG
- a CDS encoding DMT family transporter, whose protein sequence is MGQPRSDRGLGVALVAAAAIAWSTAPFFTRLLPFDPWTILFWRGLFGGSLITIFLVLMQGRGALRQLVMPGRGGLLVASLSAIGMISFIPALQMTDVMNVAVLIATQPFVAAALAWLWLGEAATWRTLIASLVAFAGVVITVGGVRAGADVGGVELSCVMVLAISAMTVVVRRHRETSMVAAAALSNFLGSLVSLPFARDIAHVGGNSLAILAMFGCLQVALGLTFYMLGSRLLPSGQASLIATLETPLMAFWIWVGFREVPAVHALIGGALVIGAVVADITGGTRSRERS, encoded by the coding sequence ATGGGGCAGCCTCGATCGGACCGCGGTCTCGGCGTTGCCCTTGTCGCCGCAGCGGCGATTGCCTGGAGCACGGCGCCGTTCTTCACGCGGCTTCTGCCGTTCGATCCCTGGACCATCCTGTTCTGGCGCGGCCTGTTCGGCGGCAGCCTGATCACGATTTTTCTCGTCCTGATGCAGGGCCGCGGCGCGTTGCGGCAATTGGTGATGCCGGGACGCGGAGGCCTGCTCGTCGCGTCATTGTCAGCCATCGGCATGATCTCGTTCATTCCCGCGCTGCAGATGACGGATGTCATGAACGTCGCGGTGCTGATCGCGACGCAGCCGTTCGTCGCAGCCGCACTGGCGTGGCTGTGGCTCGGCGAGGCCGCGACATGGCGTACGTTGATCGCGAGCCTCGTTGCGTTTGCCGGCGTGGTCATCACCGTCGGCGGCGTCAGAGCCGGCGCCGATGTCGGCGGCGTGGAGCTGAGCTGCGTCATGGTGCTCGCCATATCGGCTATGACGGTCGTCGTCAGGCGCCACAGGGAGACGTCGATGGTTGCGGCTGCTGCGCTGTCGAATTTCCTGGGAAGCCTCGTCAGCCTTCCCTTCGCCCGCGACATCGCCCATGTCGGCGGCAATAGCCTCGCGATCCTGGCCATGTTCGGCTGTCTCCAGGTCGCGCTCGGCCTGACCTTCTACATGCTCGGCTCGCGCCTGTTACCCTCCGGACAGGCCTCACTGATCGCAACGCTGGAGACACCGCTGATGGCGTTCTGGATCTGGGTCGGATTTCGTGAGGTGCCTGCCGTCCACGCGCTCATTGGCGGAGCTCTGGTGATCGGGGCGGTCGTTGCCGACATTACGGGTGGCACCCGATCGCGCGAGCGGTCTTAG